From Sporosarcina sp. Marseille-Q4943, the proteins below share one genomic window:
- a CDS encoding HAD family hydrolase: protein MKAIIFDFDGTLANTLPICDYAFQSVFKEFDNKDLSSGEIRAMFGPCEVGIINGNLLHEDKEQAIELYYEKYLEKHHDLVAANQEIHDLLMKLKKKGLKLAIVTGKAKRSLEISMKALQMYNYFDVIITGDDVVQPKPHPEGLFKALSQLHVNNHEAMFVGDSDADIQAGMGADIHTVGVHWLPDIQTMEFSVTPHAHYKEVHEFINALPASRTQ from the coding sequence TTGAAAGCAATTATTTTTGATTTTGACGGAACATTAGCGAATACATTACCGATTTGTGATTATGCTTTTCAAAGTGTTTTTAAGGAGTTTGACAACAAAGACCTGTCGTCAGGGGAAATCAGAGCCATGTTCGGTCCATGTGAAGTAGGAATTATCAATGGAAATCTTCTGCATGAAGATAAGGAACAGGCAATTGAGTTGTATTACGAAAAATATTTGGAAAAGCATCATGATCTAGTTGCAGCAAATCAGGAGATTCATGATTTGTTGATGAAGTTGAAAAAGAAGGGCCTAAAATTAGCGATTGTAACAGGTAAGGCTAAGAGAAGTTTGGAAATTTCGATGAAAGCCCTCCAAATGTACAACTACTTTGATGTAATCATAACCGGCGATGATGTAGTTCAGCCAAAGCCACACCCAGAAGGATTATTCAAGGCGTTATCACAGTTACATGTGAATAATCATGAGGCAATGTTTGTAGGTGATAGCGATGCGGACATTCAAGCAGGTATGGGAGCCGACATACATACTGTGGGCGTCCATTGGCTTCCCGATATCCAAACGATGGAGTTTTCAGTAACACCTCATGCACATTATAAGGAAGTGCATGAGTTTATAAATGCATTGCCGGCAAGTAGGACGCAGTAA
- a CDS encoding sigma-70 family RNA polymerase sigma factor: MPKKERLVKQAIKGDQNALQLLLKEEKDKLYKMAFIYMKNEHDAVEVFQQTVLEVIESIHQLRNPAYFSTWVTRICINVSLKEIRKNKKVVTLEDYSIPDVIEEVSSSIEEKLDLTSVLYELDEKYKSVIVLRFYYDFTIKQIADVLECPEGTVKTNLHRGLALLKTKMKGVYMDERRNENY, translated from the coding sequence ATGCCGAAAAAGGAAAGACTTGTAAAGCAAGCAATCAAAGGCGATCAGAACGCATTGCAACTGCTTCTGAAAGAAGAGAAAGACAAACTCTATAAAATGGCATTCATTTACATGAAAAATGAACATGATGCAGTGGAAGTATTTCAGCAAACCGTATTGGAGGTCATTGAATCCATACACCAATTAAGGAATCCGGCATATTTCAGCACGTGGGTGACACGGATTTGCATTAATGTTTCGTTGAAGGAAATTCGCAAAAATAAAAAGGTCGTTACACTTGAGGATTATTCAATTCCCGACGTCATTGAAGAGGTCAGTAGTTCGATCGAAGAAAAACTGGATTTGACCAGTGTCCTCTATGAATTGGATGAGAAGTACAAATCAGTTATCGTTTTACGTTTTTATTATGATTTCACAATCAAGCAGATTGCAGATGTACTTGAATGTCCTGAGGGAACTGTCAAAACGAACTTACATAGGGGTCTCGCCCTGTTGAAAACAAAAATGAAGGGAGTTTATATGGATGAAAGACGAAACGAAAATTATTGA
- a CDS encoding DUF4179 domain-containing protein, giving the protein MKDETKIIEDTMEAIPVPSEKLDSIIENSFKGDAPPRKRTGKRRAGYVLAATLAISILGGTVMLNPAMANMISQLPVIGNVFDYFGSTSKPAYKEFGQLATDVGRTAEDKGVLINIDQGVFDGTTITLAVTIQTTKNYGSTIFFEGWPSVEGESAGNAGASFEKVKGLGYVGIMTITPRFSDTPDKVDVIWEPKKLLGDKKEVKGDWKLNFSLPLIEPEVLTLNKQVEKEGVAIQFKEVRKTPLTFNIYYQQLVDPALLDDWTAVEAELKATDDLGNEYEVPYNGGFTEGGARTREDLQWSATIHNIDPLATKLIFHPFATVSTIDGAKIIYFEDIEIDL; this is encoded by the coding sequence ATGAAAGACGAAACGAAAATTATTGAAGACACGATGGAAGCCATACCTGTACCAAGTGAGAAGCTGGATTCAATCATTGAGAATTCATTCAAAGGGGATGCACCGCCCCGTAAGAGGACTGGCAAAAGGCGAGCCGGATATGTACTTGCCGCCACACTGGCAATTAGTATTTTAGGCGGGACGGTAATGTTGAATCCAGCGATGGCGAATATGATAAGCCAACTGCCGGTCATCGGGAATGTATTCGACTATTTCGGTTCAACGAGTAAACCGGCCTATAAAGAGTTTGGACAGCTTGCAACCGACGTCGGCCGGACTGCTGAAGATAAAGGCGTATTAATCAATATCGACCAAGGAGTGTTCGATGGGACGACCATCACTTTGGCAGTGACGATACAAACAACTAAAAATTATGGCTCAACCATATTTTTTGAAGGCTGGCCTTCCGTTGAGGGCGAGTCCGCTGGAAATGCCGGCGCCTCCTTTGAGAAAGTGAAAGGATTGGGCTACGTAGGCATTATGACGATCACTCCCCGGTTTTCGGACACTCCCGACAAGGTGGATGTCATCTGGGAGCCGAAAAAGTTGCTTGGCGATAAAAAAGAGGTGAAAGGCGACTGGAAGTTAAACTTCTCCCTGCCTTTAATCGAACCCGAAGTGCTGACTTTGAATAAGCAAGTTGAAAAAGAAGGTGTTGCTATCCAATTCAAGGAAGTGAGAAAGACACCGTTAACCTTCAATATTTATTATCAGCAATTGGTCGACCCTGCATTGCTAGATGACTGGACGGCCGTCGAAGCAGAGCTGAAAGCGACGGATGACCTAGGGAATGAATACGAAGTTCCTTATAACGGCGGGTTTACTGAGGGCGGTGCCAGGACTCGGGAGGATCTGCAATGGAGTGCGACCATCCATAACATTGATCCGCTGGCGACAAAACTCATTTTCCATCCATTTGCGACAGTGAGCACAATTGACGGGGCAAAAATAATTTACTTCGAAGATATTGAAATTGATTTGTAA
- a CDS encoding S-layer homology domain-containing protein, producing MFIRKLKLSIGAFAIAGSLLVSQQVNAASMRSFTDVPTTKPYANAVYELAERNIISGYEDGTFKPAASITRGQAAAIIAKLRNLDTKNVKDPGFKDVPHSQWSYGAIAALANAGVINGYGDGRFGPNDSITRAQMASILVKAFELPHYTYTSSENPFTDTQRLGSHQTNINILYKLGITSGTSSSTFSPNAPISRAQAAVLISKTEKVKATIITIKAADFGWDTFTFTPYEEPDDIIHAVRSTQFTWKQIQLVPMQEGTATLSLIERPRDQGSSNNYRKYYVHVTKEDEQLKLTLEQSEDILPAEVSLLTGQIKKISLATMEGVILEEEVKLKPCNYTVTQPVSSCLFIDEPGEYIATVHFENGKVVRYGISASVNKTSFYLDVQTIEEQPELTIDLGGSAAELGKHVLPEGSEKIAVVTRDKDSNKFHIKGVSEGTVNVKFSASKGAIEELTIHVQKIGSIIKVIAAPADKYH from the coding sequence ATGTTCATTCGAAAATTGAAATTGTCCATAGGCGCGTTTGCCATCGCGGGAAGTTTGCTAGTTTCCCAGCAGGTCAATGCGGCGAGTATGCGAAGCTTTACGGATGTACCGACGACAAAGCCTTATGCGAATGCCGTTTATGAGCTTGCAGAGCGGAATATTATTAGCGGGTATGAAGACGGGACGTTCAAGCCAGCTGCTTCCATCACACGTGGACAAGCTGCTGCCATTATTGCAAAGTTGCGGAACCTTGATACGAAGAATGTGAAGGACCCTGGATTCAAGGATGTGCCGCATTCCCAGTGGAGTTATGGTGCGATTGCCGCACTCGCCAATGCAGGTGTCATCAATGGATATGGAGATGGTCGGTTCGGACCGAACGACTCAATAACGCGGGCACAGATGGCTTCTATTCTCGTAAAGGCTTTTGAACTTCCGCACTACACTTACACCAGCAGTGAAAATCCATTTACGGATACGCAACGGCTTGGCAGTCACCAAACAAACATCAACATTCTATACAAACTGGGGATCACATCGGGGACTTCTTCGAGTACATTCAGCCCGAATGCCCCGATTTCAAGAGCGCAGGCTGCTGTGCTCATTAGCAAGACTGAGAAAGTAAAAGCGACGATTATTACTATTAAAGCAGCTGACTTCGGTTGGGACACCTTTACCTTTACTCCATATGAAGAACCGGACGACATCATTCATGCTGTTCGAAGTACGCAATTTACTTGGAAGCAAATTCAACTCGTCCCAATGCAAGAAGGAACTGCTACACTCTCTCTGATTGAGAGGCCGAGAGACCAGGGTTCATCTAACAACTATCGCAAGTATTATGTCCATGTAACGAAAGAGGACGAACAGTTGAAACTAACATTAGAACAATCGGAGGACATTCTTCCGGCTGAAGTATCACTTCTTACAGGGCAGATAAAGAAAATTTCACTCGCCACAATGGAAGGGGTAATACTCGAGGAAGAAGTGAAGCTCAAGCCTTGTAACTACACCGTTACGCAACCCGTTTCCTCCTGCTTATTCATTGATGAGCCAGGTGAATACATTGCTACTGTACATTTTGAAAACGGAAAAGTTGTTCGCTATGGCATTTCAGCTTCGGTTAATAAAACTTCTTTCTATTTAGACGTTCAAACGATTGAAGAACAACCGGAATTGACAATCGACCTCGGCGGATCGGCAGCTGAACTCGGCAAACACGTCCTTCCTGAAGGCAGCGAAAAGATTGCCGTTGTAACACGAGACAAGGACTCCAACAAGTTCCATATTAAAGGTGTCTCGGAAGGCACGGTCAACGTCAAATTCTCTGCCAGCAAAGGTGCTATTGAAGAATTAACCATACATGTCCAAAAAATAGGCTCCATTATTAAAGTGATCGCTGCCCCGGCGGATAAATACCATTGA
- a CDS encoding Gfo/Idh/MocA family protein, with amino-acid sequence MIHIGIIGLGAIGQRLIKQFTEHEGAAVVAVCDQLETLAKGTAEKLGGLKAYTDYKQLLANDEVDLVYVAVPPKFHHSIVMDAIWAKKHVLCEKPLANSLEEAKEMADAAMDAGIVHAMNFPLNYSQAATKFAELIDGNYVGKLRRLQLSMHFPEWPRAWQKNDWVGGREQGGFVLEVGVHFIQQTLKLFGDIHNIQTRLEFPDDSVLCETGIVATAELADGTPVLIEGISGLAGKEHIGFTAYGSEGVLTLENWGELRGGKTGDDLKPISLEEVAPPRLIDELLKAANGGEAELYDFEVGYQAQKVLEELRKER; translated from the coding sequence ATGATACATATTGGAATTATCGGCTTGGGAGCCATTGGTCAACGGTTGATCAAACAATTCACGGAGCACGAAGGAGCCGCCGTCGTTGCTGTTTGTGATCAGCTGGAAACACTTGCAAAGGGAACAGCTGAAAAACTTGGCGGCTTAAAAGCCTACACAGACTATAAGCAGTTGCTTGCCAACGACGAAGTGGATCTCGTTTACGTGGCGGTGCCGCCGAAATTCCATCATTCGATTGTTATGGATGCCATCTGGGCAAAAAAGCATGTCTTATGCGAGAAGCCTTTAGCGAATTCATTGGAAGAGGCGAAAGAGATGGCTGATGCCGCAATGGATGCGGGCATTGTTCACGCCATGAACTTCCCGCTGAATTACAGCCAGGCAGCAACGAAGTTCGCTGAGCTGATTGATGGAAATTACGTAGGAAAGCTGCGTCGCCTCCAGCTCTCCATGCATTTTCCGGAATGGCCGCGTGCTTGGCAAAAAAATGACTGGGTCGGCGGGCGAGAGCAAGGTGGCTTTGTCCTCGAAGTCGGTGTCCATTTCATCCAACAGACGTTGAAGCTATTTGGCGATATCCATAATATCCAAACCCGGTTGGAATTTCCTGATGATTCGGTGCTATGCGAGACCGGCATTGTCGCCACGGCAGAGCTGGCAGATGGCACGCCAGTTTTGATTGAAGGAATAAGCGGGCTTGCTGGCAAAGAGCATATCGGATTTACCGCATACGGATCGGAAGGCGTCCTAACGCTAGAAAACTGGGGAGAATTAAGAGGAGGGAAAACAGGCGACGATCTGAAACCGATTTCCCTTGAAGAGGTGGCTCCACCGAGACTTATTGATGAACTGCTAAAAGCAGCGAATGGAGGAGAAGCCGAGCTCTATGATTTTGAGGTTGGTTATCAAGCCCAGAAGGTGTTGGAGGAATTAAGAAAAGAAAGGTAG
- a CDS encoding GNAT family N-acetyltransferase — MELFNRIEKDNEYWLVDQVKVEGITGQEYLGAFSRLLERWKGNRVGYLSLLMDASYEKWLFEEGFRKVSTIVEYTRALNEKFPVEPGISMEALAAGRIGDSDFAKLYERCRSGSANKNKLFTIEQVMESLENELGQEWRARCFIFWKSDEPIGLSIPMIEQGTVDEGRLFYFGVVPEWRGKGYGAMFHRISLNLLQEFGAKTYVGSTDEANQHMIRIFEQNDCRMRDRKGIYRIDR; from the coding sequence GTGGAATTATTTAATCGAATTGAGAAGGATAATGAATATTGGCTTGTTGATCAAGTGAAGGTCGAGGGGATTACCGGCCAGGAATACTTAGGGGCGTTCAGTCGTTTGCTTGAGAGATGGAAGGGGAATCGGGTCGGTTATTTGTCGTTATTAATGGATGCGTCCTATGAGAAGTGGCTGTTCGAAGAGGGCTTCCGGAAAGTATCGACGATTGTGGAATATACGCGAGCGCTGAATGAGAAGTTTCCGGTTGAGCCTGGAATTTCAATGGAAGCTTTGGCAGCTGGGAGGATCGGTGATTCCGATTTCGCGAAACTGTATGAACGTTGCCGCAGCGGATCCGCGAATAAAAATAAGCTGTTCACAATTGAGCAGGTGATGGAATCCTTGGAAAATGAGCTCGGTCAGGAATGGAGGGCGCGCTGTTTCATCTTTTGGAAATCCGACGAGCCTATCGGTTTGAGCATCCCAATGATCGAGCAAGGAACTGTCGATGAAGGTCGGTTGTTTTATTTCGGCGTCGTTCCTGAATGGCGAGGGAAAGGGTACGGGGCTATGTTTCACCGGATTTCGCTCAACTTGCTGCAGGAGTTTGGCGCGAAGACTTACGTCGGCAGTACCGACGAGGCGAATCAGCATATGATCCGTATTTTTGAACAGAACGATTGCCGAATGCGGGACCGGAAAGGGATTTACCGGATTGATAGGTGA
- a CDS encoding DUF378 domain-containing protein, translating into MGALRRIALALVIIGALNWGLIAFFQFDLVASIFGGQDAFLARVVYALVAISGLICLGLLFKPDEDSEVVTNRRRNSSPALNTEFGEEPDFTKERKLADKDEQ; encoded by the coding sequence ATGGGAGCGCTTCGACGCATTGCATTAGCATTAGTTATTATTGGAGCATTGAATTGGGGACTAATCGCTTTTTTCCAATTTGACTTGGTCGCATCAATATTTGGCGGACAGGACGCATTTTTGGCGAGGGTAGTATATGCACTTGTAGCAATTAGCGGTTTGATTTGCTTAGGACTTTTATTCAAACCGGATGAGGATAGTGAAGTGGTAACAAACCGGCGTCGTAATTCCAGCCCGGCTTTGAATACTGAGTTCGGTGAAGAACCGGACTTCACGAAAGAACGAAAGTTAGCTGACAAAGACGAACAATAA
- a CDS encoding DUF1648 domain-containing protein, with translation MNNKPVLDIPKTLFEKSLDIVTAAVYLAGIIYTIVIWSQLPDQVPAHYNASGEVNRWGSKWELILLPVIAAFLAVFMTFLEKHPELHNYRKLNDSNIEFQYKNSRMLMNVLKNECVLLFTFLTYKTEQVAIGKIDSLSVAFLPIFLIIIFGSMVFFIIRSFK, from the coding sequence ATGAACAATAAGCCTGTATTGGACATCCCGAAAACTTTGTTTGAAAAATCGCTGGACATTGTAACGGCAGCCGTCTATTTAGCTGGCATCATCTACACGATTGTCATTTGGAGCCAACTTCCCGACCAAGTGCCTGCCCATTATAACGCATCGGGCGAGGTGAATCGTTGGGGATCGAAATGGGAGCTCATCCTGTTGCCGGTCATTGCTGCCTTTTTAGCTGTTTTCATGACATTTTTGGAGAAGCATCCCGAATTGCATAATTACCGGAAGTTGAATGACAGCAATATCGAGTTCCAATATAAAAATTCGCGGATGCTCATGAATGTCCTGAAAAATGAATGTGTCCTGCTTTTTACGTTTCTGACATATAAAACTGAGCAAGTCGCTATAGGAAAAATCGACTCTCTAAGCGTCGCTTTTTTGCCTATTTTTCTTATCATCATTT